From the Burkholderia ubonensis subsp. mesacidophila genome, the window GCAGGCCGTGCTGCCGCGCGAAACGCTCGACGTCGTCGCCGCGCGTCATCGTGCCGTCCGGGTTCATCAGCTCGCACAGCACGCCGGCCGGCTTCAGCCCCGCGAGGATCGCCAGGTCGACCGTGCCCTCGGTGTGGCCGCGGCGCGCAAGCACGCCGCCCGGTTGCGCGCGCAACGGAAACACGTGGCCCGGGCGGACGATGTCGTGCGGCGTCGCGTCGTCGGCGATCGCCGCGCGGATCGTCGTCACACGGTCGGCCGCCGACACGCCGGTATGCACGCCTTCGCGCGCCTCGATCGACACGGTGAACGCGGTGCCGTTGCGGCTCTCGTTGGTCTGCACCATCGGCGGCAGCGCGAGCGCGCGCACCTTGTCGTCGGTCAGGCACAGGCAGACGATGCCGCTGCACTCGCGGATCAGCAGCGCCATCGTTTCCGGCGTGATCCGCTCGGCCGCCACGATCAGGTCGGCTTCGTTCTCGCGGTCGTGATCGTCCTGCAGCACGACCGCGCGGCCCGCGCGCAACGCGTCGAGCGCGGCGGCGATGCGCGGCGGCACCGGTTCGGAATCGAGCAACGGGAGATCGGCAAAGGCGTCGGCAGGCGCCGACGAATGGGACAAAACCGGGGAAGTAAAGGACATGTGAAACGCTCCTCGCAATACGATGTGGGCGAAAAACGTTTCAGGGCATTGCAAACAGACAGAACGACAACCCGCTTCGCACGCACGGCGAAGCGGCCCTGACGGACATGACTATCTGCACATCTTCTCTCATCCGGACTGTGACCGTCGGCTCTGGCATTCGACCAGATCTGCTGACCCCGCGCATGACGCGCGGGCGCTCGCGGGCTCGCCGGCTTACGCCAGCCTACCGCCGGTGGGGAATTCCACCCCGCCCTGAAGACGCACTGATTGCCGGACGAACCGGCGGGCAAAGCATACAACAGCCGCACGCGCGGCGCAGCGAACCGCATCTAAAACCTTACTGACGACCCCGTCTAATGGATCGTCCAACGAACCGGCCGCACCTCGCCGGCCCTACCCCGCAACGCGCGCCGCATCCGGCACGAGCCAGCGCGGCGGCACCTCCGGGCTCACCGTCACGCGAAACGCGCGCGCTTCGCTGTCGCCCGGATTGCGCAGGCTGTGCGGCTGGTCGGCGTCGAACACGATCGCGTCGCCGGTCGCGAGCAGCTGGCGGCGGTCGTGCACGCTCACCTCCAGCGTGCCTTCGCTGACCACCAGGTTGATCGTCGTGCCCGGCGCGCGGCGCACGCCCGCCTCGGTATGCAGCGGCGCGATCCGCAGCTCGTGGAACTCGGCCGCGGCCGGCTCCCCTTCCGGATGCAGCGCGCGCGCCGAGAAGCGCCCGTTCGAGCTGACGACGCGCGACGCGCGGTCGGCCGCGAGATGCTCGAAGCCGTTCACCGCATGGCGGCGCAGGAACGCCGCGACCGACACCTTCAGCGCGGCCGCGATCTTGCACAGCACCTTGATCGACGGCACGCTGCGCGCCGACTCGATCTGCGCGAGCATCGCGCGCGACACGCCGGACAGCCGCGCGAGCGCATCGAGCGACAGCTGCCGCTCGGCGCGCAGCCGCGCGAGATTGACGCCGACGACCTGCTCGAGCGCGTCGAGCGACGCCTGCGTCCGGACCTCGGCGGCGTCGCCGGACTCCACGGAAGACACATCGCGCACCAGCGCCAGGGGTGAATACATTGGCCTTGCCTCCGGGCCGCGACGCGGCCCTGCGAATGGGATAAGCGGGTGGGAATCGGGTTGCGCATCGATCGAAGCGCGTACCGAGACGCTATCACCCGCCCCCGCACCGGCAAACGAAGTTATCTTCACACCGTTATCAGCATCGCGGAGGAATGCGTATCGGCGTGGCCCGTTCCCACGCTATCGCGCCGCCGGGCGCCCAGGGTCCGGCCCCAGGCTTCCGTCGCCGCACGCGCCCGCAACCGGCCGGCCGTTCCGCGCGGGATGAAAAGCTATAATAGAAAGCTTTCCCGACGGTCTCTTCCCGGCAGCGGCGCGTGCGCCGCGCGGCGGGCGGCCGTCCCGATTCACCCTAGACGACGCCCCCAGGTCAACCACTGCGAACGGCGAATCCCCATGACGAAAAAAGTTTACGTAAAGACCTTCGGCTGCCAGATGAACGAGTACGACTCGGACAAGATGGTGGACGTGCTCAATGCCGCCGAAGGCCTCGAAAAGACCGACAACCCGGAAGACGCGGACATCATCCTGTTCAACACCTGCTCGGTGCGCGAGAAGGCGCAGGAGAAGGTGTTCTCCGACCTCGGCCGCGTGCGCGAGCTGAAGGAAGCGAAGCCGGACCTGCTGATCGGCGTCGGCGGCTGCGTCGCGAGCCAGGAAGGCGCGTCGATCGTGTCGCGCGCGCCGTACGTCGACCTCGTGTTCGGCCCGCAGACGCTGCACCGGCTGCCGAAGATGATCGATGCCCGCCGCGCGAGCGGCCGTGCGCAGGTCGACATCACGTTCCCCGAAATCGAGAAGTTCGACCACCTGCCGCCCGCGCGCGTCGAGGGCCCGAGCGCGTTCGTGTCGATCATGGAAGGCTGCTCGAAGTTCTGCAGCTACTGCGTGGTGCCGTACACGCGCGGCGATGAAGTGTCGCGCCCGCTCGACGACGTGCTGACCGAAGTCGCGGGCCTCGCCGACCAGGGCGTGCGCGAAGTCACGCTGCTCGGCCAGAACGTGAATGCATACCGTGGCGCGCTGACGGCCGGCTCGACCGAGATCGCCGATTTCGCGACGCTGATCGAATACGTCGCCGACATCCCCGGCATCGAGCGGATCCGCTACACGACGTCGCATCCGAAGGAATTCACGCAGCGCCTGATCGACACCTACGCGAAGGTGCCGAAGCTCGTGAACCACCTGCACCTGCCGGTCCAGCACGGCTCGGACCGCATCCTGATGGCGATGAAGCGCGGCTACACGGTGCTCGAGTACAAATCGGTGATCCGCAAGCTGCGCGCGATCCGCCCGGACCTGTCGCTGTCGACCGACATCATCGTCGGCTTCCCCGGCGAGACCGAGGCCGACTTCGACAAGACGATGGCGCTCGTGCACGAGATGAGCTACGACACGAGCTTCTCGTTCATCTACAGCCCGCGCCCCGGCACGCCGGCCGCGAACCTCGCCGACGACACGCCGCGCGAGGTCAAGCTCAAACGCCTGCAACATCTTCAGGCGACCATCGAGGAGAACGTCGCACGCATCAGCCAGTCGATGGTCGGCAAGGTCGAGCGGATCCTCGTCGAGGGGCCGTCGCGCAAGGACCCGAACGAGCTCGCGGGCCGCACCGAGAACAACCGGGTCGTGAACTTCCCGGCGCCGCTCGCGTCGCACCCGCGCCTGATCGGCCAGATGATCGACGTGAAGATCAATCACGCGTATCCGCACTCGCTGCGCGGCGAGCTCGTGCTCGCGCACGACGACGCGAGCACGGCCACGCACTGACGTTCACCAGGAGCCCGACGCCACTTTGAAAGCCACCCAAGCACTGGAATTCACCGCGCCGCGCGACGACAACGCGCGCCTCGCGAATCTCTGCGGCCCGCTCGACGAGAACCTGCGGCAGATCGAACAGGCGCTCGACGTCACGCTGCAGCGGCGCGGCCACCGGATCTCGATCCGCGGGCGCGGCGCGAAGCTCGCGCTCACCGCGCTCGAAAACTTCTACAACCGCTCGCGCGATCCGCTGTCGGTCGACGACATCCAGCTCGCGCTCGTCGAGGTGCGTCACACGGGCGGCAACGGCCGCGTCGAGGACACGCTCGACGTGCGCTTTCGCGGCGACCCCGACCATCCGTTCGACGAGCCGGTGATGCGCGTCGACGACGAGGAGCTCGAGGAGCCCGCGCCGAAGCTCTACACGCGCCGCGCCGACCTGCGCGGCCGCACGCCCGCGCAGCGCGAATACCTGAAGCAGATCCTGTCGCACGACATCACGTTCGGGATCGGCCCGGCCGGCACCGGCAAGACCTATCTCGCGGTCGCGTGCGCGGTCGACGCGCTCGAGCGCGACCAGGTCAAGCGCATCGTGCTGACGCGCCCGGCCGTCGAGGCCGGCGAGCGGCTCGGCTTTCTGCCGGGCGATCTCGCGCAGAAGGTCGATCCGTACCTGCGGCCGCTGTACGACGCGCTGTACGACCTGCTCGGCTTCGACAAGACCGCGAAGATGTTCGAGCGCCAGATGATCGAGATCGCGCCGCTCGCGTACATGCGCGGCCGCACGCTGAACCACGCGTTCATCATCCTTGATGAGGCGCAGAACACGACGCCCGAGCAGATGAAGATGTTCCTCACGCGGATCGGCTTCGGCTCGAAGGCGGTCGTCACCGGCGACACGAGCCAGGTCGACCTGCCGCGCGCGCAGAAAAGCGGCCTGATAGAGGCGCAGCAGGTGCTCGGCGGCGTGCGCGGCATCGCGCTCACGCGCTTCACGAGCGCCGACGTGGTCCGGCACCCGCTCGTCGCGCGCATCGTCGAGGCGTACGACGAGTTCCACGCGCAGCACAAGGACGCCTGACGCGCCCGCGCCCGTGTCACGCCCAGCCCGGCCCGCCCCACGGCGCGCCGGGCTTTTTTTCGGCTGCGCGGCGCGCGGCGCCCGCGCCGGCCGAATTCGGGCGGGATTGGCCGTTTGGTGTATCCTCATCGCGTTCCAATTGCCCGACGCGTCATGAAATCGTCCCGCTCCCGCAAGTCCGCCCGCGCCGACCAGGCCACGTCCGAAACGCTCCGTCTTTCGCTGTTCGATGCGAAAGGCAAGGTCAAGTCCGTCGACGCACAGGGGCTGCGAATCGATTTTCCCGACGGCCGCAGCCTGATGTTCGACCTGTCGGGCGCGTCCGGCGAAGCCGCCGTCGCGATCGTCGCGCAGCACGCCGATCCGGCGATGCGCGCAAAGCTCGCGCTCCAGCCCGAGCACTACGACAGCATCACGCTGCACGTCGGCGCCGAACCCGCGCCGCGCGACGTCGGCCTCGATGACGATGCGATCCGCGATCCCGAGCTCGACCTCGCCGTCCAGTACGGCGACGAGATCACCGGCGACGTGCGCAAGGCGCTGCCCAAGCGCAAGCTGATCGCCGAATGGATCGCGCCCGCGCTGTTCGCCGACGCGCAGCTGACCGTGCGCTTCGTCGGCGACGAAGAAGGCCGCTCGCTGAACGACAGCTACCGTCACAAGGACTACCCGACCAACGTGCTGACCTTCGCGTACGACGAAGCGCCGGACGGCACCGTGATCGGCGACCTCGTGCTGTGCTGCCCGGTCGTCGAGAAGGAGGCGCGCGAGCAGGGCAAGCCGCTCGACGCCCACTACGCGCACCTGCTCGTGCACGGCGTGCTGCATGCGCAGGGCTACGACCACGAGACGAGCGACGAGGACGCCGCCCAGATGGAAGCGCTCGAAGTCGACATCCTCGCGAAACTGGGCTTCCCGAACCCGTACCGGTAAGCCGCCCCGCCCCCCGATGCGCAACGCCGCCACGCTCCCGCCCGCGTACCCGCCGTCGATCGGCGAGGGGCGGCTGCTGACGGAAGCCGAGCTCGCGGCGTCGCTCGCGCACACGATGCGCGACTGGGACGGCCGGCAGGATCTCTGGCTGTTCGGCTATGGGTCGCTGATCTGGAATCCCGGGCTGCCGACCGTCGACGCCGTGCGCAGCAAGGTGCACGGCTATCACCGCGGCCTCTATCTGTGGTCGCGCGTGAACCGCGGCACGCCGGAGCGCCCGGGCCTCGTGCTGGCGCTCGACCGCGGCGGCTCGTGCAGCGGCATCGCGTTCCGGCTCGCCGGCGCGACCGCGCAGCCGCACCTCGAAACGCTGTGGAAACGCGAGATGCCGATGGGCTCGTACCGGCCCGCATGGCTGCCGTGCCTGCTCGAGAACGGCGAGCGCGTGATGGCGCTCGCGTTCGTGATGCGGCGCGACGCGCCGACCTACACCGGCAAGCTGCCGGACGGCGTCGTGAAGGAAGTGCTCGGCTGCGCGTCCGGGCGCTACGGCACGACGCTCGACTACGTGAGCCGGACCGTCGACGCGCTGCGCGCGAGCGGCATCCCCGATCGCGCACTGGAAGGGTTGCTGGCGCGCTGCCGCTGACGCGGTGCGCCCACCCGGCGGCCGTCGCCCCGACCACCGCCCGTTCACCTTCGAAGGACGCCCGTCATGACCTCGCCCCGCTGGCCGCGCTGCAAAACCATCGCACTGGTCATCGCCGCGAGCGTCGCGCTGTCCGGCTGCGGCGTGTTCGGCTGCGGCGGCGCCGCGTCGAACGGCGGGGCGGCCGGCGGCTGCTCGGCCGGCATGCGATTCTGAGCCCGGCGGCCCGCCGCCGGCGACAAATCGTCGCCCCCTGCTCCGTCCCGAAAAAGGCGCCGACGGGCCGGTCCGCACGGAATTTCGTCCGCCGCTGCCCCGCCGCGCCTTTCTGAGATACGATGGAAACGACAGGACGGCGCGGTGCCGAGCCCGCCTGTCCCCGAGCGGGGCCCGCACGGCTGCCCGCCCTGGCCTGATGGCCGGGGTGACACGGCCGCGCCTTGCCCATGGTGTATCCTTGCCAATTCCGTGACAGCGCGCCCCGACATGAACCGGGCGCACCACCATGAACGATTCGTATCCCAGTCGAAAGTCCAACGACAAACCGCATGAAAAGCGCTCGCTGCTCGAGCGCCTGACCGACTTCATCTCGCCCGAGCCCGAATCCCGCGGCGAGCTGCTGGAAATCCTCCAGGACGCCCACGAACGCAACCTGATCGACGCCGATTCGCTGTCGATGATCGAGGGCGTCTTCCAGGTGTCCGACCTGTGCGCCCGTGACATCATGGTGCCGCGCGCGCAGATGGACGCGATCAACATCGCCGACAAGCCCGAGGATTTCATTCCGTTCGTCCTCGAAAAGGCGCACTCGCGCTACCCCGTCTACGAGGAAAACCGCGACAACGTGATCGGCGTGCTCCTCGCGAAGGACCTGCTGCGCTTTTATGCGGAAGAGGAATTCGACGTGCGCGGGATGCTGCGTCCTGCCGTGTTCATCCCCGAATCGAAGCGCCTGAACGTGCTGCTGCACGACTTCCGGGTCAACCGCAACCACCTCGCGATCGTCGTCGACGAATACGGCGGCGTCGCGGGCCTGATCACGATCGAGGACGTGCTCGAGCAGATCGTCGGCGACATCGAGGACGAATACGATTTCGACGAGGAAGCCGGCAACATCATCGCCGCGCCGGACGGCCGCTACCGCGTGCGCGCGCTGACGGAGATCGAGCAGTTCAACGACGCGTTCGGCACCGATTTCTCCGACGAAGAGGTCGATACGATCGGCGGCCTGATCACGCACCATTTCGGGCGCGTCCCGCATCGCGGCGAGAAAGTGCAGCTCGGCAACCTCGTATTCGAGATCCAGCGCGGCGACGCGCGCCAGGTCCACGTGCTGCTGGTGCGCCGCAGTCCGCTCGCGAGCCGCCGCGCCGAGACGTCGCACGAAGACTGACCGCCCTGACCGCCGCGCCCCGCGCGGCGTCTCCACCAACCGCTTCGCCCCCCCTTCGAATCGCATGGACGAGCCGATCCCGTCCCGCCCGGCAGGCGGCCTCCTCGCGCCGGCGCCCGGCCGCACGCTGCCGCGCTGGCACTACCCCGCCGCGCTGCTCGCCGGCGCGGCCAATACCCTGACCTTCGCACCGACCCCGCACGGCGGCTGGCTGCAGTTGCTGGTATTCGTCTGGTTTTTCGCGCAGCTCACGCGCACCGCGAGCTGGAAGAGCGCGGCGCTGACGGGCGGCGCGTTCGGCTTCGGCAACTTCATCTCCGGCATCTGGTGGCTCTACATCAGCATGCACGTCTATGGCGAGATGGCCGCGCCGCTTGCCGGCGGCGCGCTGGTGCTGTTCTCGCTGTACCTGTCGCTGTATCCGGCATTCTCGGCCGGGCTGTGGTCGTTCTGCGCGGGCCATGCGTGGCACCGCCGCGAACCGGACCCGCGGCCGTTCGCGCCGACGTGGCACGGCGCATTCGCGTTCGCGAGCGCGTGGGCGCTCGGCGAATGGCTGCGCGGCACCGTCCTCACCGGCTTTCCGTGGCTCGCGAGCGGCTATCCGCAGGTCGACGGCCCGTTCGCGGGCTTCGCGGCGATCGTCGGCGTGTACGGGATCGGCTGGCTGCTCGCGCTGTTCGCCGCGCTGATCGTGCAGGCGCTCGCCGCCGCCCGACGGTCCCCGGCGCAGCAGGCGGATAACGGCGGCGACCGGCGCGTGTGCATCGCGGCGCCGGCCGGTGTCGCGCTCGCGCTCGTCGTGGCCGGCGTCGCGCTGTCGCAGGCGACGTGGACCGTGCCGGCGAACGCGCCGCTCACGGTCCGGCTGCTGCAGGGCAACGTGAAGCAGGACATCAAGTTCGAGCAGGCGGGCATCGATGCAGCGATCAAGATGTACACGCAGATGATCACCGACAAGTCCGCCGACCTGATCGTCACGCCCGAGACGGCGATCGCGGTGATGATCCAGGAATTGCCCGAGCCGTTCGCGCGCGCGGTGCGCAAGTTCAGCGACGGCACCGGCTCCGCGGTGCTGTTCGGCGCGGTCGGCGCGTCGGTCACCGACGACGGACGCTACGTCGACTACACGAACAGCCTGTACGGCGTGACGCCGAATTCGCGCGACATCTATCACTACGACAAGCACCACCTCGTGCCCTTCGGCGAATTCATCCCGTGGGGCTTCCGCTGGTTCGTCGACCTGATGAAGATGCCGCTCGGCGATTTCGCGCGCGGCGCGCCGGTGCAGAAGCCGTTCCTCGTGCGCAACCAGCCGGTGATGGCCGACATCTGCTACGAGGACATCTTCGGCGAGGAGATCGCCGCCACCATTCGCGACAACCCGCAGCCGCCCGGCGTGCTCGTCAACGTGACGAACCTCGCGTGGTTCGGCGACACGATCGCGCTCGACCAGCACCTGCAGATCGCGCGGATGCGCGCGCTCGAGACCGGCCGGCCGATGCTGCGCGCGACCAACACGGGCATGACGGCCGCGATCGATGCGCGCGGCCGCGTGCTCGGCCAGCTCAAGCCGTTCACGATCGGCTCGCTCGACGTGCGCATCGAAGGCACGAGCGGCTTCACGCCATATGTGACGAGCGGCAACGCCGCCGTGCTCGCGGTGTCGTTCGTGCTGCTCGCGTTCGGGTTCACGTTCGGGCCGGGGTTGCGGCGGCGCAACGGCAAGCCGGCGCGCGGCGACCGGAAAGCATAACGCGGGCGGCGGTGCGGCAGCAGCCCGCCGCCGCGCCGGCATCGACGCGCGTCGTCACGCCGCCGGCGCGGGCGGCCAGTGATCCGACGGCCGCCTCCGGAAACCAGCGCCCCGCATTCAGGCGCTCCGCCCGCCCTGCTCCGCCAGCCCCCGCAAATCCCGCGCAACCGCCTCCATCACCGGCTCCCACTGCCCGAATGCCGGCTGCCGGTACAGCGTCGCGCTCGGATACCACGGGCTGTCGCGCCGCTCGAGCCGCCACGGCCAGTGCGGATTCACGTCGAGCAGCACCCAGGTCGGCGCGCCCAGTGCGCCGGCCAGATGCGCGACCGACGTGCACACGGTAATCACGAGATCGAGCGCACCGATGTACGTGGCCGTGTCGTCGAAGCTCTGCAGCTCGGCAGTGTGATCGGCGATCGGCAGACCGGCCGCGCGCGCGGCGGCGACGTCGGCCTCCGCGCCCGGCTGCAGCGAGAAGAACGCGACGCCGTCGATCCCGCGGAATGCGTCCACGTAGCGCTCGATCCCGACGCGCCGGAACGGATTGCGCTGATGCCCCGCGCTGCCTGTCCACACGAGTCCGACCTTCAGCCGATGTTCGCCCGCGAGGCGCGCGCGCCATGCGTCGCGCGAGCGCGCATCGGCCCGCAGGTACGGCACGGACGCCGCCAGCGTCGCGTCGCCGGTGCCGAGCATCAACGGCAGGCTGATCAGCGGCACTTCGTAGTCGAACGGCGGCAACGCGTCGACGCCGCCGCCCGCGCCGAACACATCCGCATGCGCGCCGAGGCTGCGCTCCATCAGCGCGCCCATTTGCGGAAACGTGTTCCATGCAAGCCGCCCGCCTTCGCGGTGCACGCGCTCGGCAAGCGGCGCGATGAAGCGGCAGAACTGCAGCACGTCGCCCATCCCCTGCTCGCCCCACACGAGCAGCGTCTTGCCGGCGAGCGGCTCGCCCCGCCAGCGCGGGCCGGGCAGCGCCGGCAGGCGGCCGCGCAATTCGCCGGAGCCGTCCCAGCGTGCCTCGTGCTCGCGCCAGCCCGCCGCGTAATCGCCGCGTGCGAGATGGATGATCGCGAGGTTGAAGCGGTGCGACGCGTCGTCGGGCGCGAGCGCGCACGCGCGCGCGGCATAGTGCTCGGCGTCGTCCCAGCGCTGCGCTTCCTTCATCGCCATCGCGACGTTGTTCATCGCGAGCGCGTTGTCCGGTGCGAGCACGGCGAGCCGTTCCGCGCACGCGAGCGCCCCCGTCAGGTCCTGCGCGGCGAGGCGCGCGGTGACGAGGTTGATCCACGCCTGCACGTCGTGCGGATCGAACGTCACCGCTTCCTCGAGCAGCGCCGCCTCCTCCGCGCGATCGCCGCCCGACAGCCGCAGCGCGATCGCGAGGTTGTTGCGCAGCGACGGCAGGTCGGGCTCGGTCGCGAGCGCCGCGCGGTAAGGCGCGACCGCGTCGGCGTGGCGGCCGGCCATCTGCAGCGCGTAGCCGAGATTGAAGCGGGCGGCCGCATTCGGATGCAGACGCACGCCGAGATCGGCCAGCGCGATCGCGTCCGCCGTGCGCTGCCGCCCGATGAGCGCCGCGGTGAGCCGCGCGAGCGAAGCCGGGTCGGCCCCGTGCAGGTGGGCGGCCGCGGCGAGCCAGAGGTCGTGCGCGGCGCGGTCGCCGCGCGCCTGCGCGTCGGCGGCCCGCCCGAGCAGCGCGGTGAACGGCGGCAGCAGCGGAACGAGGAAATCGGTCGAGTCGTCCATGCGATCGGATACGGTGAGCCGCGCGGCCGCCCATCGGCCGCGCGAGGCACAATACGCGCATCTTACCGTCCGCGCGCGGCGCCGAGACGCAAGCCGGCGCACGCCGGCACACCGGCTCGAACCGCTCCGCGAAGCGGCCGACACGACACGCGCCGGGCCGCCGGCCGGGCCTCGGCGCGCCCCTTCGCCGCCGTTCCGGTCGCATCGCCTCGCCGATCCGGTAAAATTACACGTTTCAGCACACTAACAAGCCGCGCCGCCGCGCGAGCCGCCCCCCGGGTTTGCGCCCGGGACGCCGCCCGCAACGGAGCGCCAGCGCCACGAAGGCTCTTCATGCTTACGTTTCAGCAAATCATCCTGACCCTGCAGTCCTACTGGGACAAGCAGGGTTGCGCTCTGCTCCAGCCCATCGACATGGAAGTCGGCGCGGGCACGTCGCATGTCCACACGTTCCTGCGCGCGATCGGCCCCGAGCCGTGGCGCGCCGCGTACGTGCAGCCGTCGCGCCGCCCGAAGGACGGCCGCTACGGCGAGAACCCGAACCGCCTGCAGCACTACTACCAGTACCAGGTCGTGCTCAAGCCGGCGCCGGAAAACATCCTCGACCTCTACCTCGGCTCGCTCGAAGCGCTCGGCTTCGACCTGAAGCAGAACGACGTGCGCTTCGTCGAGGACGACTGGGAGAACCCGACGCTCGGCGCGTGGGGCCTCGGCTGGGAAGTCTGGCTGAACGGGATGGAAGTGACGCAGTTCACGTATTTCCAGCAGGTCGGCGGCCTCGACTGCAAGCCGGTGCTCGGCGAGATCACCTACGGTCTCGAGCGTCTCGCGATGTACCTGCAGAAGGTCGAGAACGTGTACGACCTGATCTGGACGGAATGGGAAGAGCAAGGCCCGGACGGTCCCGAGCTGCGCCGCCTGACCTACGGCGACGTCTATCACCAGAACGAAGTCGAGCAATCGACGTACAACTTCGAGCACGCGAACGTCGACCTGCTGTTCACGTTCTTCAACAGCTACGAAGCGGAAGCGAAGCGGATGATCGACGCGCAGCTCGCGCTGCCCGCGTACGAACTCGTGCTGAAGGCCGGCCACACGTTCAACCTGCTCGATGCGCGCGGCGCGATCTCGGTGACCGAGCGCGCGGCGTACATCGGCCGCATCCGCGCGCTGTCGCGCCTCGTCGCGCAGGCATACTACGAATCGCGCGAGAAACTCGGCTTCCCGATGCTCGGCAACCCGCCGGGCGTGCCGGGCCTCACCTCCGACGCCCAGGAAGCCGCGCAGCCGGCCTGGGTGCCGCCGCTGAAGGCCGAACGCAAGATCGATCAGGACTGACGAGACTTCTTCACATCATGACGCACAATCATCCCGCCCCCCTGCTCGTC encodes:
- a CDS encoding tetratricopeptide repeat protein produces the protein MDDSTDFLVPLLPPFTALLGRAADAQARGDRAAHDLWLAAAAHLHGADPASLARLTAALIGRQRTADAIALADLGVRLHPNAAARFNLGYALQMAGRHADAVAPYRAALATEPDLPSLRNNLAIALRLSGGDRAEEAALLEEAVTFDPHDVQAWINLVTARLAAQDLTGALACAERLAVLAPDNALAMNNVAMAMKEAQRWDDAEHYAARACALAPDDASHRFNLAIIHLARGDYAAGWREHEARWDGSGELRGRLPALPGPRWRGEPLAGKTLLVWGEQGMGDVLQFCRFIAPLAERVHREGGRLAWNTFPQMGALMERSLGAHADVFGAGGGVDALPPFDYEVPLISLPLMLGTGDATLAASVPYLRADARSRDAWRARLAGEHRLKVGLVWTGSAGHQRNPFRRVGIERYVDAFRGIDGVAFFSLQPGAEADVAAARAAGLPIADHTAELQSFDDTATYIGALDLVITVCTSVAHLAGALGAPTWVLLDVNPHWPWRLERRDSPWYPSATLYRQPAFGQWEPVMEAVARDLRGLAEQGGRSA
- the glyQ gene encoding glycine--tRNA ligase subunit alpha → MLTFQQIILTLQSYWDKQGCALLQPIDMEVGAGTSHVHTFLRAIGPEPWRAAYVQPSRRPKDGRYGENPNRLQHYYQYQVVLKPAPENILDLYLGSLEALGFDLKQNDVRFVEDDWENPTLGAWGLGWEVWLNGMEVTQFTYFQQVGGLDCKPVLGEITYGLERLAMYLQKVENVYDLIWTEWEEQGPDGPELRRLTYGDVYHQNEVEQSTYNFEHANVDLLFTFFNSYEAEAKRMIDAQLALPAYELVLKAGHTFNLLDARGAISVTERAAYIGRIRALSRLVAQAYYESREKLGFPMLGNPPGVPGLTSDAQEAAQPAWVPPLKAERKIDQD